A window of the Oncorhynchus mykiss isolate Arlee chromosome 15, USDA_OmykA_1.1, whole genome shotgun sequence genome harbors these coding sequences:
- the LOC110489974 gene encoding OTU domain-containing protein 1 produces MHKELRDQTMHHIADHLDEFNPIIEGDVGEFLINAAQDSAWAGYPELLAMSQMLNVNIYLTTGGSLESPTISTMVHYLGEEDSSKPTVWLSWLSNGHYDVLLDRCVDNPEYDDWFRHSQMQRKRDEELAKSMAASLSKMYIEQNGHI; encoded by the coding sequence ATGCACAAGGAGCTGAGAGACCAGACAATGCACCACATAGCCGACCACCTGGATGAGTTTAACCCCATCATTGAGGGGGATGTCGGCGAGTTCCTGATCAACGCAGCGCAGGACAGTGCCTGGGCAGGCTATCCGGAGCTTCTGGCGATGAGTCAGATGTTGAATGTGAACATTTACCTGACCACTGGAGGTAGCTTGGAGAGTCCCACGATTTCAACCATGGTGCACTACCTGGGGGAAGAGGACTCGTCCAAACCCACTGTCTGGTTGAGTTGGCTCAGTAACGGACACTATGATGTCCTGCTGGACAGGTGTGTGGACAACCCAGAGTATGACGACTGGTTCCGTCATTCTCAGATGCAAAGGAAACGGGACGAAGAGCTGGCCAAGTCGATGGCAGCGTCACTGTCTAAAATGTACATTGAACAAAATGGTCACATTTGA